The proteins below come from a single Beutenbergia cavernae DSM 12333 genomic window:
- a CDS encoding transglycosylase domain-containing protein: MASAGKRTNARRSGGGSGGGSNRPSGSGTARANGARTSSAKPKRKRGWNYPRQGLGPIRRWLPSWRVLLGTFVTGVALVAGLFAAAYATTDIPERDDLALAEGSTVYFADGTTEIGTLAEVNREIVDTTQLPDYVGNAVVASEDRRFYSNSGIDPIGIARALWNNLRGGGQQGGSTLTQQYVERYYLGTTTDYVGKFREAILAVKLDRELDKSEILDAYLNTIYFGRNAYGIEAAAQSYFGKPASELTISESALLAGIIPSPNNWDPATNPEQAESRWSRVLDFMVQDGWITEADRNEATFPEVVEYQRSDTFAGPNGYLLQMAIDELTTGDDAPYTVEELNRQGLAITTTIDPTMQQAAVDTMQNMVTGYAPELRNTLVSIDPATGGIRALYGGTDFIAESYNRATQAVYQGGSTFKPFTLVAALEQGVTLEDRYESYAPRDIDGWNVRNFDRVNRGSIDLVEATVNSVNTVYGQLNHDIGPENTRDVAVRAGLPEDTNGLDAVDSNVLGSAAPHAVDMATAYATFAAQGERHETHIVEQVAGREGNVEYTADTTGEQVIDAEVMADATYAMTQVVERGTGETASQLDRPVAGKTGSSNDYTAASFAGYVPQLATVVALYQPGADGEIQTITPFGGYDPVAGGTVPADLWTQYMQTATQGMEVQEFPERSTPPPPPPPEMVAVPDVVGLDEATATAQIGEVGLVASVSQEPSTQPAGTVVHTDPGAGTEVVVGSTVTLVVSSGPPEPTEEPTEDPTEDPTEEPSDEGVPVPDTTGMEATAAQVQLSLAGFTVVRADEASDQQPAGFVVRQDPAGGTAPRGSTITIVVSTGPPDGG; the protein is encoded by the coding sequence GTGGCGAGTGCCGGCAAGCGCACCAACGCGCGCCGCTCCGGCGGGGGCAGCGGCGGCGGATCCAACCGACCCAGCGGCTCGGGGACGGCACGCGCGAACGGCGCCAGGACGTCGTCGGCGAAGCCGAAGCGCAAGCGCGGCTGGAACTACCCGCGCCAGGGACTCGGCCCGATCCGGCGGTGGCTGCCCAGCTGGCGGGTGCTGCTCGGCACGTTCGTGACGGGTGTCGCCCTCGTCGCCGGCCTGTTCGCCGCGGCGTACGCGACGACCGACATCCCCGAACGTGACGACCTCGCGCTCGCCGAGGGCTCGACGGTGTACTTCGCGGACGGCACCACGGAGATCGGCACCCTCGCCGAGGTCAACCGCGAGATCGTCGACACGACGCAGCTGCCGGACTACGTGGGGAACGCCGTCGTCGCCTCCGAGGACCGCCGCTTCTACTCGAACTCGGGCATCGACCCGATCGGCATCGCCCGCGCGCTGTGGAACAACCTCCGCGGTGGCGGGCAGCAGGGCGGCTCCACGCTGACGCAGCAGTACGTCGAGCGCTACTACCTCGGGACCACCACCGACTACGTCGGCAAGTTCCGCGAGGCCATCCTGGCGGTCAAGCTCGACCGGGAGCTCGACAAGTCCGAGATCCTCGACGCCTACCTCAACACCATCTACTTCGGCCGGAACGCGTACGGCATCGAGGCGGCAGCGCAGTCCTACTTCGGGAAGCCGGCCTCCGAGCTGACGATCTCCGAGTCCGCGCTGCTGGCGGGCATCATCCCGTCGCCGAACAACTGGGACCCGGCCACGAACCCCGAGCAGGCCGAGAGCCGGTGGAGCCGCGTGCTGGACTTCATGGTCCAGGACGGCTGGATCACCGAGGCCGACCGCAACGAGGCCACCTTCCCCGAGGTCGTCGAGTACCAGCGCAGCGACACGTTCGCCGGCCCGAACGGGTACCTGCTGCAGATGGCGATCGACGAGCTCACGACCGGCGACGACGCCCCGTACACGGTGGAGGAGCTCAACCGGCAGGGTCTCGCGATCACGACGACGATCGACCCGACCATGCAGCAGGCCGCCGTCGACACGATGCAGAACATGGTCACCGGCTACGCGCCGGAGCTGCGCAACACGCTCGTGTCCATCGACCCGGCGACAGGTGGGATCCGCGCGCTGTACGGCGGCACGGACTTCATCGCCGAGTCGTACAACAGGGCTACCCAGGCGGTGTACCAGGGCGGGTCGACGTTCAAACCGTTCACCCTCGTCGCGGCGCTCGAGCAGGGCGTGACGCTCGAGGACCGCTACGAGAGCTACGCGCCGCGCGACATCGACGGCTGGAACGTGCGGAACTTCGACCGCGTCAACCGCGGCAGCATCGACCTCGTCGAGGCGACCGTGAACTCGGTCAACACGGTGTACGGCCAGCTCAACCACGACATCGGGCCGGAGAACACCAGGGACGTCGCCGTCCGGGCGGGTCTCCCGGAGGACACCAACGGGCTCGACGCCGTCGACTCGAACGTGCTGGGCTCGGCGGCGCCGCACGCCGTCGACATGGCGACGGCGTACGCGACGTTCGCGGCGCAGGGCGAGCGGCACGAGACGCACATCGTGGAGCAGGTCGCCGGCCGCGAGGGCAACGTCGAGTACACGGCCGACACCACCGGCGAGCAGGTGATCGACGCCGAGGTGATGGCCGACGCGACCTACGCGATGACCCAGGTCGTCGAGCGCGGCACGGGCGAGACGGCGAGCCAGCTGGACCGTCCGGTCGCCGGGAAGACGGGCTCGTCCAACGACTACACGGCGGCGTCGTTCGCCGGGTACGTCCCGCAGCTCGCGACGGTCGTCGCGCTGTACCAGCCCGGCGCGGACGGCGAGATCCAGACGATCACCCCGTTCGGAGGCTACGACCCGGTGGCGGGCGGCACCGTGCCCGCGGACCTGTGGACGCAGTACATGCAGACGGCGACGCAGGGCATGGAGGTCCAGGAGTTCCCGGAGCGGTCGACGCCACCTCCCCCGCCGCCGCCCGAGATGGTGGCCGTGCCGGACGTCGTCGGGCTGGACGAGGCGACGGCGACGGCGCAGATCGGCGAGGTCGGGCTGGTCGCCAGCGTGTCGCAGGAGCCGTCCACGCAGCCGGCCGGCACGGTCGTGCACACGGACCCGGGAGCGGGGACGGAGGTCGTGGTCGGATCCACGGTGACGCTCGTCGTCTCGTCCGGGCCACCCGAACCGACCGAGGAACCCACGGAAGATCCCACCGAGGATCCGACGGAGGAGCCGTCCGACGAGGGCGTGCCGGTCCCGGACACCACCGGGATGGAGGCGACCGCCGCTCAGGTGCAGCTGAGCCTGGCCGGGTTCACCGTCGTCCGTGCCGACGAGGCGTCCGACCAGCAGCCTGCGGGCTTCGTGGTCCGGCAGGACCCGGCCGGCGGCACGGCACCGCGCGGCTCGACGATCACGATCGTCGTCTCCACCGGTCCTCCCGACGGCGGCTGA
- a CDS encoding GntR family transcriptional regulator yields MAEEHAVIQVALDRASPVPLYFQLAEQLTSAITDGHAQPGDPFENEVAMSERLGLSRPTVRRAIHHLVDQGLLVRKRGLGTFVASRRVHRRVSKGSLYEDLSIQGRHPSTEVLKVASEQYPKAATALELDPGTELLALRRLRFADGEPLAIMQNWLPPRHSSITQEQLEARGLYAVLRDHGVGSVVAHQSVSARLPTAEERALLKISSRLPVIAVSRTAFDPSGAPVEHAEHVYRSDGYTIDLVLEEN; encoded by the coding sequence ATGGCCGAAGAGCACGCAGTGATCCAGGTGGCGCTCGACCGCGCATCCCCCGTCCCGCTCTACTTCCAGCTCGCGGAACAGCTCACCTCGGCGATCACCGACGGTCACGCTCAGCCTGGCGACCCGTTCGAGAACGAGGTCGCCATGAGCGAGCGACTGGGACTCTCGCGCCCCACGGTGCGGCGCGCGATCCACCACCTGGTCGACCAGGGGCTCCTGGTGCGCAAGCGCGGCCTCGGCACGTTCGTCGCCAGCCGGCGGGTGCACCGCCGGGTGAGCAAGGGGAGCCTGTACGAGGACCTCTCGATCCAGGGCCGCCATCCCAGCACCGAGGTGCTGAAGGTGGCGAGCGAGCAGTACCCGAAGGCGGCGACGGCGCTCGAGCTCGATCCCGGTACCGAGCTCCTCGCACTGAGGCGGCTGCGGTTCGCCGACGGCGAGCCGTTGGCGATCATGCAGAACTGGCTCCCCCCGCGGCACAGCTCGATCACGCAGGAGCAGCTCGAAGCCCGAGGCCTGTACGCCGTCCTGCGCGACCACGGCGTCGGGTCGGTCGTCGCGCACCAGTCCGTCTCCGCACGGCTCCCCACCGCCGAGGAGCGCGCGCTGCTCAAGATCTCGAGCCGGCTTCCGGTCATCGCCGTGTCGAGGACCGCGTTCGACCCGTCCGGCGCCCCGGTCGAGCACGCCGAGCACGTCTATCGTTCGGACGGCTACACGATCGACCTGGTGCTCGAGGAGAACTGA
- a CDS encoding 2-deoxy-5-keto-D-gluconate 6-phosphate aldolase domain-containing protein, which translates to MAVLAFDHRERAFSSVRAAGMTHAEIRRSKELIFDAFVAAIEGGLGGARPGVLIDEEFGASIARRVAALGLPVSMPVERASESVFTFEYGSDYRQHLLEFRPACAKALVHYRTTDAPETKRTQLGRLRELADFLAERSIAFMLELIVGQSDSADGEIPSVDVDELCGSMAEIQDAGVQVDMWKVEGISSREAAARVAGQAVVADPRATCVVLGAGAPNDVVGHWLDVAAATPGFSGFAIGRSIWGAPVAAWLDGRLAREEAVDQIASTYTSCTLRYMGARVG; encoded by the coding sequence ATGGCTGTGCTGGCGTTCGATCATCGGGAACGTGCGTTCTCCTCGGTGCGTGCCGCCGGGATGACGCACGCCGAGATCCGTCGGTCGAAGGAGCTGATCTTCGACGCGTTCGTTGCTGCGATCGAGGGCGGGCTCGGGGGAGCGCGCCCTGGCGTGCTGATCGACGAGGAGTTCGGGGCGTCGATCGCCAGGCGCGTCGCCGCGCTGGGGCTTCCGGTCTCGATGCCCGTGGAACGGGCGTCCGAGTCGGTCTTCACGTTCGAGTACGGCAGCGACTACCGGCAGCACCTGCTGGAGTTCCGGCCTGCGTGCGCGAAGGCCCTCGTGCACTACCGCACGACCGATGCCCCCGAGACGAAGCGGACGCAGCTGGGCCGGCTGCGTGAGCTCGCGGACTTCCTGGCGGAGCGGTCGATCGCCTTCATGCTCGAGCTGATCGTCGGCCAGAGCGACAGCGCCGACGGGGAGATCCCCAGCGTCGACGTCGACGAGCTGTGCGGATCGATGGCGGAGATCCAGGATGCGGGCGTGCAGGTGGACATGTGGAAGGTCGAGGGGATCTCCTCACGGGAGGCCGCGGCGCGGGTCGCCGGGCAGGCCGTGGTCGCAGACCCCCGGGCCACGTGCGTGGTGCTGGGCGCGGGCGCGCCGAACGACGTCGTCGGCCACTGGCTCGACGTCGCCGCCGCCACCCCCGGGTTCAGCGGCTTCGCCATCGGGCGGAGCATCTGGGGCGCACCCGTGGCGGCCTGGCTGGATGGCAGGCTTGCGCGCGAGGAGGCCGTCGACCAGATCGCCTCGACCTACACGTCCTGCACGCTGCGCTACATGGGAGCACGGGTCGGCTGA
- a CDS encoding SDR family NAD(P)-dependent oxidoreductase: MSAAGRVAVVTGGATGIGRATCLELARRGIEEIHVGYSRSAQAAEDLAAELRGMGAVAHPLLLDVSDRDAVGRAAAHVLETSGGLDVLVNSAGTTEKIEFADLDAVTPELWDELLGVNLVGAFWVCQAFAESMRRRGGSIVNVTSIAGTRAVGSSLPYGVSKAALAQLTRGLAVALAPAVRVNAVAPGTVISGWHERLVGAEAARRTFDAEADLVPLGRLADADDIGHAIVTVALDLPFVTGQEVLVDGGKALRY; encoded by the coding sequence GTGAGCGCGGCCGGTCGGGTCGCCGTCGTCACCGGTGGCGCCACGGGCATCGGTCGCGCGACATGCCTGGAGCTGGCGCGGCGCGGCATCGAGGAGATCCACGTCGGGTACTCCCGGTCGGCGCAGGCGGCCGAGGACCTCGCCGCCGAGCTGCGCGGGATGGGCGCCGTCGCGCACCCGCTCCTCCTCGACGTGTCCGACCGCGACGCCGTCGGCCGGGCCGCGGCCCACGTGCTGGAGACGAGCGGCGGCCTGGACGTGCTCGTGAACAGCGCGGGGACGACCGAGAAGATCGAGTTCGCGGACCTCGACGCCGTGACCCCCGAGCTCTGGGACGAGCTCCTCGGCGTCAACCTCGTCGGCGCGTTCTGGGTGTGCCAGGCGTTCGCCGAGTCGATGAGGCGCCGCGGCGGCTCGATCGTCAACGTCACGTCCATCGCGGGGACGCGCGCCGTCGGCAGCTCGCTGCCGTACGGCGTCAGCAAGGCGGCCCTGGCGCAGCTGACCCGCGGGCTCGCCGTCGCGCTCGCTCCCGCCGTGCGGGTCAACGCCGTCGCACCCGGCACCGTGATCTCGGGCTGGCACGAGCGACTGGTCGGCGCCGAGGCAGCACGGAGGACCTTCGACGCCGAGGCGGACCTCGTCCCGCTGGGGCGGCTCGCCGATGCCGACGACATCGGCCACGCGATCGTGACGGTCGCGCTCGACCTGCCGTTCGTCACGGGCCAGGAAGTCCTCGTCGACGGCGGCAAGGCGCTGCGCTACTGA
- a CDS encoding sugar phosphate isomerase/epimerase family protein: protein MKLGYNTWSTPTLPFGEVVRTLARIGYDSVEVTVCEGWPTDALTATDEDVAGWRTAAGEVGLEISSVTANAPLVCDDETWAGSRRRLMRSFEVAALLGAGAALPVSLGAHRPKGPLLGGNPPPIVAQTTWDADRQLIEDRFGELAELATAAGCAVALEPHSGAVVSTPEQALAVLAAVASPTLGVNLDISHFAVRDFDLEGVVAALLPHTLVVEVKDHVRTDDGFDFLVPGEGEFAYVPFLSQLDSLGYGGTVSVEISVRRQAKPGFDEVAAAELSYSTLARAFAEAGVRRGPDGRGGEA, encoded by the coding sequence GTGAAGCTGGGCTACAACACCTGGTCGACCCCGACACTGCCGTTCGGAGAGGTCGTGCGGACGCTGGCGCGGATCGGCTACGACAGCGTCGAGGTCACGGTCTGCGAGGGGTGGCCTACCGACGCGCTCACCGCCACGGACGAGGACGTCGCGGGCTGGCGCACGGCCGCCGGCGAGGTCGGGCTCGAGATCTCCAGCGTGACGGCGAACGCGCCCCTCGTGTGCGACGACGAGACGTGGGCCGGCAGCCGTCGTCGGCTGATGCGATCCTTCGAGGTGGCCGCCCTGCTGGGTGCCGGCGCGGCGTTGCCGGTCAGCCTCGGGGCGCACCGACCCAAGGGGCCCCTGCTCGGAGGCAACCCACCCCCGATCGTGGCGCAGACCACGTGGGACGCCGACCGCCAGCTGATCGAGGACCGCTTCGGGGAGCTGGCGGAGCTGGCGACGGCTGCCGGCTGCGCCGTGGCACTGGAACCGCACTCGGGCGCCGTCGTCTCCACTCCCGAGCAGGCGCTCGCCGTCCTCGCGGCGGTGGCCTCCCCCACGCTGGGCGTCAACCTGGACATCTCTCACTTCGCGGTGCGCGACTTCGACCTCGAGGGCGTCGTCGCCGCGCTGCTGCCGCACACGCTGGTCGTCGAGGTCAAGGACCACGTCCGGACCGACGACGGTTTCGACTTCCTCGTCCCCGGTGAGGGCGAGTTCGCCTACGTGCCGTTCCTGTCGCAGCTGGACTCGCTGGGCTACGGCGGGACCGTCTCGGTCGAGATCAGCGTCCGACGGCAGGCGAAGCCGGGGTTCGACGAGGTCGCGGCAGCCGAGCTGTCGTACAGCACCCTGGCCCGGGCGTTCGCCGAGGCGGGCGTGCGGAGAGGTCCGGACGGTCGAGGAGGAGAGGCGTGA
- a CDS encoding CoA-acylating methylmalonate-semialdehyde dehydrogenase — protein MPEQDELQHWISGSARAGRSGRTIPVLDPATGAEVTSVPLASAEEVGEAVATAKVAGRAWRATSLGRRADVLYAFRQILREGADELARIISREHGKTHGDALGEIARGAENADYATGIPELLKGSFSEQVSTGVDVHSIRQPLGVVAGITPFNFPAMVPLWMCTTAIACGNAFVLKPSEKVPSAAVVLARMWRDAGLPDGVFSVVHGDKGAVDALIAHPDVAAISFVGSTPVARGIYAAGTAAGKRVQALGGAKNHMVVMPDADVDAAADAAVSAAFGSAGERCMAVSVVVPVGDVAEPLVAAISRRLPALRVGPASDPDTDIGPLISAEHRDRVLGYVDAGVAEGAELVVDGRTGDLPDSGYFVGPCVLDRVERSMSVYRDEIFGPVLSVVRADSYDEALSLVNEHEFGNGAAIFTRSGGAARQFSFDVEAGMVGVNVPVPVPVAHFSFGGWKSSLFGDARIYGPEGVRFYTRDKVVTSRWQRDSTAGMSLHFPSS, from the coding sequence ATGCCCGAGCAGGACGAGCTGCAGCACTGGATCTCCGGGAGCGCTCGTGCCGGACGTTCCGGCCGGACCATCCCCGTTCTCGACCCGGCGACCGGAGCCGAGGTGACGAGCGTTCCGCTCGCCTCCGCCGAGGAGGTGGGCGAGGCCGTCGCCACGGCGAAGGTCGCGGGCCGCGCCTGGCGGGCGACGTCGCTCGGTCGCCGGGCGGACGTGCTGTACGCGTTCCGCCAGATCCTGCGCGAGGGTGCCGACGAGCTGGCGCGGATCATCTCGCGCGAGCACGGCAAGACCCACGGTGACGCCCTCGGTGAGATCGCCAGGGGCGCCGAGAACGCCGACTACGCGACAGGGATCCCGGAGCTGCTGAAGGGGTCGTTCTCCGAACAGGTCTCGACAGGCGTCGACGTCCACTCGATCCGGCAGCCGCTCGGCGTCGTCGCGGGCATCACCCCGTTCAACTTCCCGGCGATGGTGCCGCTGTGGATGTGCACGACGGCGATCGCGTGCGGCAACGCCTTCGTCCTGAAGCCGAGCGAGAAGGTGCCGTCTGCCGCCGTCGTGCTGGCGCGGATGTGGCGCGACGCCGGCCTGCCCGACGGCGTGTTCTCCGTCGTCCACGGCGACAAGGGCGCTGTCGACGCGCTGATCGCGCACCCGGACGTGGCAGCGATCAGCTTCGTGGGATCGACGCCCGTCGCTCGCGGCATCTACGCCGCCGGCACTGCGGCCGGGAAGCGCGTGCAGGCCCTGGGCGGTGCGAAGAACCACATGGTGGTGATGCCGGACGCCGACGTCGACGCGGCCGCTGACGCGGCTGTCAGCGCCGCGTTCGGGTCGGCGGGCGAGCGGTGCATGGCGGTGTCGGTCGTCGTGCCCGTCGGCGACGTGGCGGAGCCCCTCGTGGCCGCCATCTCCCGCCGCCTCCCGGCGCTGCGGGTCGGCCCGGCCTCGGACCCGGACACCGACATCGGTCCGCTCATCTCGGCGGAGCACCGCGACCGCGTGCTCGGATACGTCGACGCCGGCGTGGCCGAGGGTGCGGAGCTGGTCGTCGACGGCCGGACGGGCGACCTCCCCGACAGCGGCTACTTCGTGGGCCCGTGCGTGCTGGACCGCGTGGAGAGGTCGATGAGCGTGTACCGGGACGAGATCTTCGGCCCCGTGCTGTCGGTGGTCCGGGCGGACAGCTACGACGAGGCGCTGTCGCTGGTCAACGAGCACGAGTTCGGCAACGGGGCGGCGATCTTCACCCGGAGCGGCGGTGCCGCCCGGCAGTTCTCCTTCGACGTCGAGGCGGGGATGGTGGGCGTCAACGTGCCGGTGCCGGTCCCGGTCGCCCACTTCTCGTTCGGCGGCTGGAAGTCGTCGCTGTTCGGTGACGCCCGCATCTACGGCCCCGAAGGGGTGCGCTTCTACACGCGCGACAAGGTCGTCACCAGCCGCTGGCAGCGCGACAGCACGGCGGGGATGAGCCTCCACTTCCCGAGCAGCTGA
- a CDS encoding PfkB family carbohydrate kinase, whose translation MSAQVTKELDLVSVGRVVVDLYPAEDGRAPKDVENYRQYLGGSPTNVAVAAARAGLRSAVVTRTGDDLFHEFVVDQLASFGVDARWVRAVPGRRTTLAVCDLRDPSSPALQFFQDTPPPTDALDAAELVAASSSSHMLWITASGFATDRSAAAHDAALAAAEHTFLDLDHRPDFWADERALRDRLRPVLPQVDTVVGNEKECSIALGRPGTAEELGRVLLDEGPRLAVVKRGEEGVVAVTRDAVLSVPAVPVRVVNGLGAGDAFGGWLVSGMSAGVPLDVTLRRATAAGAIVASRRGCSVAMPTPAEVDELLERHGR comes from the coding sequence ATGTCTGCACAGGTAACCAAGGAGCTCGATCTTGTCTCCGTCGGGCGGGTGGTCGTCGACCTCTACCCGGCCGAGGACGGGCGCGCCCCCAAGGACGTGGAGAACTACCGCCAGTACCTCGGAGGATCCCCGACGAACGTGGCGGTCGCGGCCGCGCGCGCGGGCCTCCGGAGCGCCGTGGTCACCCGCACCGGCGACGACCTGTTCCACGAGTTCGTGGTCGATCAGCTCGCGAGCTTCGGCGTCGACGCGCGCTGGGTACGCGCCGTCCCGGGACGCCGTACGACGCTCGCGGTCTGCGACCTTCGCGACCCCTCCTCGCCTGCGCTGCAGTTCTTCCAGGACACCCCGCCGCCGACGGACGCGCTCGACGCCGCCGAGCTGGTGGCGGCGTCGTCGTCGTCGCACATGCTCTGGATCACCGCCTCGGGGTTCGCCACCGACCGCTCCGCGGCGGCACACGACGCAGCGCTCGCCGCGGCGGAGCACACGTTCCTCGATCTCGACCACCGGCCGGACTTCTGGGCCGACGAGCGCGCCCTGCGCGATCGCCTCCGGCCCGTCCTGCCCCAGGTCGACACGGTGGTCGGCAACGAGAAGGAGTGCTCGATCGCCCTCGGCCGCCCGGGAACCGCCGAGGAGCTGGGGCGGGTGCTGCTCGACGAAGGACCGCGCCTCGCCGTCGTCAAGCGTGGGGAGGAGGGGGTGGTGGCGGTCACGCGGGACGCCGTGCTGTCCGTGCCGGCCGTTCCCGTCCGCGTCGTCAACGGGCTCGGCGCGGGCGACGCCTTCGGGGGCTGGCTGGTCAGCGGGATGTCAGCGGGAGTGCCGCTGGACGTGACCCTGCGACGCGCGACGGCGGCTGGCGCGATCGTCGCCTCGAGGCGGGGGTGCTCGGTCGCCATGCCCACGCCGGCCGAGGTCGACGAGCTCCTCGAACGGCACGGACGCTGA
- a CDS encoding Gfo/Idh/MocA family protein yields MARDMRVAVIGCGKIGATHAEAASALPGVELVAVCDRTVERAKELAERFPGVRVYDAVDRMLADADLDAVLVATAHKHHFSPAMQAIHSGVAALVEKPLTTSLAEANELVVAAERAGVTLGTVFQRRFFPAAQRMHDAIAAGRLGGVVAAECLAQLGRDRTYFERDDWRGSWTGEGGGALLTMAIHYVDMMNWMLGTPTSVYGRWATLKHADYIDVEDVAGAVVTYAGGAIATIQAMTTFENGFASEPSPAVAYRAPGFRLAVHGTAGHSVGLQESPELAQAVTDLWTFDGEEELARRWHEEEHGRPSLPGFHRIQIAEFLDAVRAGRPPAITGRDGLTALEVVKGVYLSQDRLAPVSLPMSDDDRRDADRLTEGAA; encoded by the coding sequence ATGGCCAGGGACATGCGGGTGGCAGTGATCGGCTGCGGCAAGATCGGCGCCACCCACGCGGAGGCGGCCTCGGCGCTGCCTGGCGTCGAGCTGGTCGCGGTGTGCGACCGCACCGTCGAACGCGCCAAGGAGCTCGCCGAGCGCTTCCCTGGCGTGCGGGTCTACGACGCCGTCGACCGCATGCTCGCCGACGCCGACCTCGACGCCGTCCTGGTGGCGACGGCGCACAAGCACCACTTCTCACCCGCCATGCAGGCGATCCACAGCGGGGTCGCGGCGCTCGTCGAGAAGCCGCTGACGACGTCGCTCGCGGAGGCCAACGAGCTCGTGGTGGCGGCCGAGCGGGCCGGGGTGACGCTCGGGACCGTCTTCCAGCGCCGCTTCTTCCCCGCCGCGCAGCGGATGCACGACGCCATCGCCGCCGGCCGCCTGGGCGGCGTCGTCGCCGCAGAGTGCCTGGCGCAGCTGGGTCGCGACCGCACGTACTTCGAACGCGACGACTGGCGCGGCTCGTGGACGGGCGAGGGCGGCGGCGCGCTGCTCACCATGGCGATCCACTACGTCGACATGATGAACTGGATGCTCGGCACGCCCACGTCCGTGTACGGGCGCTGGGCGACTCTCAAGCACGCCGACTACATCGACGTCGAGGACGTCGCGGGCGCCGTCGTCACCTATGCCGGCGGGGCCATCGCGACCATCCAGGCGATGACGACGTTCGAGAACGGGTTCGCCTCGGAGCCGAGCCCCGCCGTCGCCTACCGCGCCCCCGGGTTCCGCCTGGCGGTGCACGGCACCGCGGGGCACAGCGTGGGACTTCAGGAGAGCCCCGAGCTCGCGCAGGCCGTCACCGACCTGTGGACCTTCGACGGCGAGGAGGAGCTGGCCAGGCGGTGGCACGAGGAGGAGCACGGCAGGCCGAGCCTGCCGGGGTTCCACCGGATCCAGATCGCCGAGTTCCTCGACGCGGTCCGCGCGGGCCGACCCCCGGCGATCACCGGTCGTGACGGCCTGACGGCGCTCGAGGTGGTCAAGGGCGTCTACCTGTCCCAGGATCGGCTCGCTCCGGTGTCGCTGCCGATGTCCGACGACGACCGCCGCGACGCCGACCGGCTCACCGAGGGTGCGGCGTGA
- a CDS encoding zinc-binding dehydrogenase, with translation MHAVRKTGPEPGDVELQEVPRPTAGPGQVVVDVAAAGLCGTDLHILDGSYGSRPPVTLGHEVSGTIAAVGPGVDAARVGERVALETFFSTCGECRDCRGGSPNRCESRVSIGSGADGGFAEQVVVPARNARRLPDHVPLPAGALSEPLACVCRSLFHPTPAVRAGDRVLVVGPGAIGLLAAQVARVCGGEPTVLGTPADAERLDVARALGLACADDPADAPSEVDVVLECSGSGAGMALGIARVRRGGRYVQIGQRGDAVPIDLARVSFHELVITGGFASTPESWDRAMLLLERGLVDLEPLVGRRYPLSEWPAAFDAVRTSAGVKQLLCPDGAS, from the coding sequence ATGCACGCGGTGCGAAAGACGGGTCCAGAGCCGGGCGACGTCGAGCTGCAGGAGGTCCCGCGGCCCACCGCTGGGCCGGGCCAGGTGGTGGTCGACGTCGCCGCCGCGGGTCTGTGCGGAACCGATCTGCACATCCTCGACGGCAGCTACGGCTCACGCCCACCGGTCACTCTCGGGCACGAGGTCAGCGGCACGATCGCCGCCGTCGGTCCCGGTGTCGACGCGGCCCGGGTCGGCGAGCGTGTCGCCCTCGAGACGTTCTTCTCGACGTGCGGCGAGTGCCGCGACTGCCGCGGCGGATCGCCCAACCGCTGCGAGTCCAGGGTCTCGATCGGCTCCGGCGCCGACGGCGGGTTCGCCGAGCAGGTCGTCGTTCCCGCGCGCAACGCGCGCCGGCTGCCGGACCACGTGCCGCTGCCCGCGGGAGCGCTCAGCGAGCCCCTGGCCTGCGTCTGCCGGTCGTTGTTCCACCCCACGCCGGCCGTCCGCGCCGGCGACCGCGTGCTGGTGGTCGGACCCGGCGCGATCGGCCTGCTCGCGGCCCAGGTCGCCCGGGTCTGCGGCGGCGAACCGACGGTGCTGGGGACGCCGGCGGACGCCGAACGCCTCGACGTCGCGCGCGCCCTGGGACTGGCGTGCGCCGACGACCCGGCGGACGCCCCGAGCGAGGTCGACGTCGTCCTGGAGTGCTCGGGCTCGGGCGCCGGGATGGCGCTCGGGATCGCACGGGTCCGGCGCGGCGGCCGCTACGTCCAGATCGGCCAGCGCGGCGACGCCGTGCCGATCGACCTCGCCCGGGTGTCGTTCCACGAGCTCGTCATCACCGGCGGGTTCGCGAGCACTCCCGAGTCCTGGGACCGGGCGATGCTGCTGCTCGAGCGCGGGCTCGTCGACCTCGAACCACTGGTCGGCCGGAGATACCCCCTGAGCGAGTGGCCGGCCGCGTTCGACGCGGTACGCACGAGTGCCGGAGTCAAGCAGCTCCTCTGCCCGGACGGAGCGTCGTGA